TTTGGCGGCCGTCCGACCTATATCGAGGCTTCGGATGAGCATTTGGAGGAGTGGTCTAAACCGATTGAGATTGAGGTGCCTCAAGAGGCACGGGACACCGATTATTGGGTATTCTGGGATCCGACGGCTTGGGTTGAGGGAGATTACTACTATATATTTTCCGGTGATCACGCTATGGAGGATACCCGACCGGGGTTGGGAGCTTGGTATAAGAGGGCGACCCTGATGCGCTCCAAAGACTTTCAGAAGTGGGAATTTCTCGGTGAATTTATGACGAAAGAGTTGCCGGGACTTGAGCATCACGATCATTCTTGCACGGATTTCTTCAAGCTCGGGCACAAGCACATGATGTTGCTTATCAGTCATAGTTGGGGTGCCCGGTACTATCTGGGTGAATGGGAAGACAACAAGTTTACACCCGAGTTTCATACTAAAATGAGTTGGAGCAACAATTATCGCGGAATACCTATCTATTGGGCACCCAAAACCCTCCTTACACCAGACGGACGCAGAGTCGTTATTACCAATATACAAGTTAATCTTGGCAACACTTTATGGAGCTGTGTATTCTCATTGCCCTGGGAGTTAAGTCTACCTGATGATGGGATTGTGCGTATTAAACCGGTTCGCGAACTTGAGTGTCTACGCTACAACGAAACGGCTGAGAACAACATCACAGTCAAAAATGGCGAGGATTACAGGCTGCAGGAAATCTCGGGTGATACGGTTGAATTGAGCGTCACAATTAAGCCTACCGAAGCGAGGGACTACGGCGTAAAGGTGTTCTGTGACAAAGACAACCAGACTGGGATGGAGATCTTCTATTCAGCCGACAAGCAGGCGATTTCGGTGGGTGATGGCAAAGAAGCGACAGAGCCGTACCGCGGATCCGGACCTTATGACGTTGCGCCGTTCGAGTTGAAAGCAGGTGAGAATTTGAATTTACGGATATTCATCGATAGAGCACTCGTGGAAGTCTTCATCAATGAACGGCAAGCAGTCGTACAGAGTCAACTGCATAAGCCAGAAGATGTTGGAATCTGTCTCTACAGCAAAGGTGGGGACATCAAGGCAGACGTAACAGGTTGGAAGATGGCGGCAGCGAACCAATGGTAAGAGAGATGCTCATTATCTACCGGACTTAACTGAAGGTAGCACACCGGTTGAATTTGAGCGACAACACTTGTTTTAACTTTGCTAATTTCTGGTCCTAAATTAACGTCAGCACTTCAGCGTCGAGCAGCTGGCTATCCAGTATTGTATCATCCATCAGAGGTAGCAGATCGAGTCAACGAGAGGGTTGCGCCACACACCGAAATCCCAGATAGTGAATCTGCGTTGGATGTTCTCTGTTGCGGTTACTCACACGGATGAGGTTATCATAGTTTTCCCAACTCCCACCGCGTATCACACGTGCTGATGTTATCGCTTTGTAGTTTGCTAATATCTTACCTCCTAAGGGATTCTCTCGCGGACTGGAAGTGTAGAAATCCTGCTGATATTCATCAAGACACCACTCCCAAGCATTGCCTGCCATGTCGTAAAGTCCATAGCCATTGGGCGGAAAACTGCCAACTGGGAATGTCGCTTTTCCATCACTGGCTCCCAGAAAATCGTAATTTGCCCAGTGCTGCTCATCATCCTCCGGTGCCGTGTTGCCCCATGGATATTTCTTCCCAGCCAAACCACCACGCGCCGCTTTCTCCCATTCTGCTTCAGTAGGTAACCGTTTTCCTGCCCATTCCGCATACGCCATCGCATCATACCATGTAACCCCGATGACCGGATAGTTGGGTTGATTGTATTGTGGGTCCTCCCAACGTTTTGTCGGTTCCGGGTGTCCCGTAGATGAGATAAACTGTTTGTATTGGGCGACTGTCACTTCGTATTTATCAATATAAAAAGCATCGAGGTGAACGGTGTGGATCGGTTTTTCATCTGGATCCCCCATGTTGCTACCCATCTGAAACTCACCGGCGGGAACAAGCACCATCTCGGCTCCATCTTTCTCCCAAACGATGGTTTCAAGCGGCATCGTGTTTGCTTGTTTCGATGATGCAACGGTTGTAAGCTGCTCAAGCACAGCACCCGCCAGATCCAATCCTTCCAGACTCCAGAGCGTAAGATGTGAAGCGTCTTTGATCAGGATGCGTTTATCCAAGATGACTGGATGCGCCCAAGTTGTGCTATCCGCAATTGAATACCGAGCTACCGGCTCAAACGCTTCGGCACTCGGCTTGACGATAATCAGTTTTGCATCACCTGTTAAACAGAATAATAGCTCACCGGCACTGACAATCGACGCATATTCCCCCTGCCGTCCCTCGCTTGCCCAAAGGACCTCCCCTGTCCACGGGTCGAGGCAGAAGAATTGACCTTTACGCTGCATAGAAAATCCATACAACAAGTCACCGTTCAAAACAAACGATGCGGTATACATGTGAATCTTCGGATTGTCCCATACCTGTTCAGCTGCCCATTCATCATCCTCTCTACGGACTCGGATCGCACGTGTCCCCGTCTCCGCAGCCGAAAGCACGACGGTATCTTTATAACGAACCGGAGTCGGAACGGTCTCGTCCCATACCTGTTCAAAGGGTGTTTTCCAATAGAGTTTGCCGGTGGTCGGTGAGATGCCGATGCAGTATTTCCGGGTGAGTGCGACAAGTTGTTTTATGCCGTCAAACTCAACACAGATTGGCGATGCGTAGGACGGTCCATCTTCAGTCCACTCCCACGCGACATCACCTGTACGTGCATCAAATGCAGTCAAGGCACCGTTCTTCGGCTCACCCACATGGACGATGCAGTAACCTGCCACCACAATCGGCGATGTTGAACTCCCAAAGCCGAGGTGTTTTTTGAAATCTTTACGCCAAAGCAGTTGTCCTGTTTCGGTGTCGAATGCAGAGAGGGCTTGCGTGACGCCTAAAGTATAGACGATCCCATCTTGAATCACCGGTGTGGAAAATGGACCTTGACCCCGCGACTCTGCACCATGCCAGGGCCACATGTAAGGCACCGGTCCATAGGAA
Above is a window of Candidatus Poribacteria bacterium DNA encoding:
- a CDS encoding SUMF1/EgtB/PvdO family nonheme iron enzyme, translated to MKRLSKNIWIIVCLCATVASAEWSQWRGQNRDGILTQFSAPEVWPKQLKKLWHVELGSGDASPIVAEGRIYTHTRQKENEVVTALNLETGEILWQNSYGPVPYMWPWHGAESRGQGPFSTPVIQDGIVYTLGVTQALSAFDTETGQLLWRKDFKKHLGFGSSTSPIVVAGYCIVHVGEPKNGALTAFDARTGDVAWEWTEDGPSYASPICVEFDGIKQLVALTRKYCIGISPTTGKLYWKTPFEQVWDETVPTPVRYKDTVVLSAAETGTRAIRVRREDDEWAAEQVWDNPKIHMYTASFVLNGDLLYGFSMQRKGQFFCLDPWTGEVLWASEGRQGEYASIVSAGELLFCLTGDAKLIIVKPSAEAFEPVARYSIADSTTWAHPVILDKRILIKDASHLTLWSLEGLDLAGAVLEQLTTVASSKQANTMPLETIVWEKDGAEMVLVPAGEFQMGSNMGDPDEKPIHTVHLDAFYIDKYEVTVAQYKQFISSTGHPEPTKRWEDPQYNQPNYPVIGVTWYDAMAYAEWAGKRLPTEAEWEKAARGGLAGKKYPWGNTAPEDDEQHWANYDFLGASDGKATFPVGSFPPNGYGLYDMAGNAWEWCLDEYQQDFYTSSPRENPLGGKILANYKAITSARVIRGGSWENYDNLIRVSNRNREHPTQIHYLGFRCVAQPSR